The genomic DNA TCCCCAGCCTGAGAGCAGCAGTTTTGACAGAACTCTTCAAACTAGACaagtttaggaaaaaataaatcaactgAAGTAAAGATTTAGGTTGAATGCATGTAGAATTAAAGCACCATTACCTACTACTCTATTGTGAGAGGAAATGAGGCTGTGGCCCCACATTTTCAGGCTTCAGTCTACTAAACCAATTCAACAGAATTTAAATAAACTAATTTAATAggcttctatttatttttaagctgacATGATTGAACATTTCCCCATAGCTCAGAAAGCAGCAAGTGCTGTTGCACGTGTGGGATCCTGCGCCCTGACCCCACAAACAGCTTGAGCTTGGTTCTTGAACTCGATCTAACCCTTCTGTTCTTAACAATAAGCTGATGCTGGGCCTGACTCAAATAGCTGCGTGATTTAAGTTTTTACAAGTTGCCACACAGCTGTCATTAAATTCCTCCCACCCCTTGttgggaaagcccaaagagcaCAacgaaaaaaagcaagaaacaacCTTACAACTCGGTACAGAACTGTAAGGAAGAGTTTTCTTGCGTGGAAACACggtaaggaaaaagaatgaaaagtaatttaaacaTTCGAGACTTCCCCCTATTCCCAGACACTTCTGCAGATGTCACAGGGAAGATTTCTTTATGTGGAGCATCTTTATGAAGATGAGCAGGCGCTGAACGTACATATGCATGATaggcatttatttcttttttaatctataACAAAACAGCTTAAAATAGACATCTGGAAGTCGCAAcctttttgacattttaaatgcaaaatttttccaataaaaatatattatttacaaTTTCACATTCTCGAAAGGCTGAGCGGCTACAAAAATAAGTGCTATGATGCAAACACCCTCTAAATGCCAAATCCCAACTGATTTAGTAGAGCTCTTAGAGTGACGCCAACTGTTCAGTCGACTGAAGCTACGGGTGCTTTGAGAATGCAAAAATCCCCAAGCCCGGAGTAGAACCAGCCAGGGCTCTCCCACTACCGACACGTGCACTTGGTGGCTATCATGTCCTCGTACTCTTTGTAGACGATGGAGCCGTCGGGCTCGATGGTGAGGACGCTCAGGGGGCTGTATTCGGCGGGGACGCAGGAGGGCTTGGGGACAGAGGGGTCCAGCCGCTCGTAGATGAGGTTCTGGACCATGGTGTGCACGGGGGAGCCGTAACGATGCCCCACGACCCTGGGGCAGTCGCCTTTGCAGTACTGGGGGCTGTACCTGTGCGGTGCGATTATCCATCGGTCCCACTTGAGTTGGCTGAAGCTCAGGCGGAAGTTGTGAAGCTCACACTCGTTTTGAGGGAACAGAAATTGTTTGAAATACTCGCTGAGATTATAAGGTGGAGTTGCCGGTGCTTCTTTCAGATTCTCATCTCTTCGCTGCCGAGAGGCCCTTTTACCCTGTGAATTCTCTTTCCCTTTGTCACCCGCAGGATTAAGTCGCGGACTGTTCCTTTGCCGGGGCCGCACGGGGTTTTTCCATCTGTGTCTAAGCGCGTTCCACCTGTGATAAGCTTGCTCACTGGTATCGTTCAGGtacagaagaagagaaggggggACCAGCACCATATTAATGGCATTTTCCAGTTCAGTGTTCTGTTGTGGATCACCCAGCAGACAAGTGAAGTTCACGGCCATATGGATATTCCTCCTCTTAGTAGCAATTAgaggctggagaaaagaagtCACGTCGATCTCAACCCACTTGCGTTTTCTAACTTGGAAGTGCAGGCTAAAAGCTAAAGAGTGAGAAAGGCTGGGACAGACATGGCTGGAAAAGTCGTGTTCCTTCACGGACAAATGGCAGGTGCCTGTGATGGAAGAAGAAACGGGAGCCGACGTGTCAAAGGAATAGAGCAAGACAGACTTGAGTAAGTGCTCCAGAGCAGTAACGCGATCCAGGTTGAAGAGCAGATCCACCGAGTGAACGTCTCCTGAGAAGGGAAACACCGTTTCGTAGAGTTAGTACATCTTAACGTTCCCCCTAGACATAAATAACATCGCATAGCGGGTAAGCAGAAATAATCCAGCAGCAGAAGAACCCAATGTAGATGCCCTCCCTGAACTCAATTACATGGAGTTTCTGCTT from Columba livia isolate bColLiv1 breed racing homer chromosome 14, bColLiv1.pat.W.v2, whole genome shotgun sequence includes the following:
- the GDF9 gene encoding growth/differentiation factor 9 → MESTWRICVCFCCCLHWFSAGVQCSPQRRAGSERLSGLLVAPGDVSSELNPVLQLPGGAGRGSALLPPLLKVLAQRGPRRWDGEAPRLRPDARALRYMKRLYRMSATKEGIPKANKSHLYNTVRLFTPCSEHKHRHRDLVRGDVHSVDLLFNLDRVTALEHLLKSVLLYSFDTSAPVSSSITGTCHLSVKEHDFSSHVCPSLSHSLAFSLHFQVRKRKWVEIDVTSFLQPLIATKRRNIHMAVNFTCLLGDPQQNTELENAINMVLVPPSLLLYLNDTSEQAYHRWNALRHRWKNPVRPRQRNSPRLNPAGDKGKENSQGKRASRQRRDENLKEAPATPPYNLSEYFKQFLFPQNECELHNFRLSFSQLKWDRWIIAPHRYSPQYCKGDCPRVVGHRYGSPVHTMVQNLIYERLDPSVPKPSCVPAEYSPLSVLTIEPDGSIVYKEYEDMIATKCTCR